From Nicotiana tabacum cultivar K326 chromosome 22, ASM71507v2, whole genome shotgun sequence, one genomic window encodes:
- the LOC107811622 gene encoding (2Z,6Z)-farnesyl diphosphate synthase CPT6, chloroplastic-like codes for MSSLLASQAQLLIPSKTSKLGLGSSFPSPSPCLSARGRFCKISNSLSQLIDDQLNIPKHVALIMDGNRRWAKARGLPVQEGHRLITQKLKEICNISSKLGIQAITAFSFSTENWSRSKEEVDFLMQLFEEFFEEFMRVGVRVSAIGDRSKLPITLQKCIDLTEETTKANAGLHLMIAVNYGGHYDILQATKRIANKVKNGLLELEDIDNTLFERELASKCTKFAKPDLLIRTGGEHRISNFLLWQLAYSELYFTKTLFPDFGEEALKEAILSFQRRHRRFGDHTY; via the exons ATGAGCTCTTTGTTAGCGTCCCAAGCTCAGCTCCTTATCCCATCCAAGACCTCTAAGTTGGGTCTTGGATCATCATTTCCATCTCCATCTCCGTGTTTATCTGCGCGTGGCCGTTTCTGCAAGATTTCAAACTCACTCAGCCAACTAATTGATGATCAGCTAAATATCCCTAAACATGTTGCTTTAATAATGGACGGAAACAGAAGATGGGCTAAGGCTAGAGGCTTACCTGTGCAAGAAGGTCACAGGTTAATTACTCAAAAATTAAAAGAGATTTGTAACATTTCTTCCAAACTGGGAATACAAGCTATCACTGCTTTTTCTTTCTCTACTGAAAATTGGAGTCGTTCCAAG GAGGAGGTTGATTTCTTGATGCAACTGTTCGAAGAGTTCTTTGAAGAATTTATGAG GGTCGGTGTACGAGTGTCTGCTATTGGAGACAGATCCAAACTTCCCATCACTTTACAGAAATGCATAGATTTGACAGAGGAGACCACAAAAGCCAATGCAGGACTTCATCTTATGATAGCAGTAAACTATGGAGGACATTATGACATATTACAAGCAACTAAGAGAATAGCCAATAAAGTAAAGAACGGTCTTTTAGAGTTAGAGGATATCGACAATACATTATTTGAGCGAGAACTAGCTTCCAAGTGTACTAAGTTTGCTAAACCTGATTTACTTATAAGGACTGGCGGAGAACATAGAATCAGTAACTTCTTATTGTGGCAGCTCGCTTACTCTGAATTGTACTTCACAAAGACACTATTTCCAGACTTTGGAGAAGAAGCTCTCAAGGAGGCCATACTTTCTTTTCAACGAAGACACAGACGTTTTGGTGATCACACATATTGA